The following proteins are encoded in a genomic region of Halopelagius longus:
- a CDS encoding helix-turn-helix transcriptional regulator: protein MNNELKVYRAKRDLTQGELAKEVGVTRQTINAIETGRYDPSLDLAFKLAEYFDCSVEDLFTRE from the coding sequence ATGAATAACGAATTGAAGGTATATCGTGCGAAGCGGGACCTCACACAGGGAGAGCTCGCCAAAGAGGTCGGAGTGACCCGGCAAACGATTAATGCAATCGAAACGGGACGTTATGACCCTTCACTCGACCTTGCATTCAAGCTTGCAGAATACTTTGACTGTTCAGTAGAGGACCTTTTTACACGGGAATGA
- a CDS encoding helix-turn-helix domain-containing protein: protein MTKRELTRSSTPSQRKEQYDTLQFFTSSPNRYRILAALEQCPRTADGLQNTIDSHRTTLRRNIRELVKRGWVDEESTSNQYRITPTGSRLKRLLDSLFEEVEKVRQAKSVLSRLPEDIDLTPEAIENNEIRTSSQSTPFLPLNTLIGIIDDSNVVKIYTPSLNPRLLSALDNREPLKELEFIGRKSAFRIVEQSVVDSLKEPESHRVLSATELPTYGICLTSDNASLITYNEEMRMSSIVVSDGTNQLSNWLNQRYESIKAVVERDNALV from the coding sequence ATGACAAAAAGAGAATTGACACGCTCGTCGACACCGTCACAAAGAAAGGAACAGTACGATACACTCCAGTTCTTTACCAGCTCTCCGAACCGATATCGTATTCTTGCTGCGCTGGAGCAGTGTCCTCGTACAGCCGATGGATTACAAAACACCATCGACTCACATCGGACGACTCTCCGTCGAAATATCCGAGAATTAGTGAAACGGGGTTGGGTCGATGAAGAATCTACGTCGAACCAATACCGGATTACTCCTACTGGCAGTCGGTTGAAGCGATTGCTTGATTCACTGTTTGAAGAAGTAGAAAAAGTGAGACAGGCGAAATCTGTCCTCTCAAGGCTTCCCGAGGATATCGATCTAACCCCTGAAGCAATAGAAAATAACGAAATAAGAACCAGCAGCCAGAGCACTCCTTTTTTGCCTCTAAATACTCTTATTGGTATTATTGACGATTCGAATGTGGTTAAGATATATACACCGTCATTGAATCCACGTCTGCTCTCGGCTCTCGACAATCGAGAGCCGCTGAAAGAACTTGAATTCATAGGTAGAAAAAGTGCGTTTAGAATCGTTGAACAATCAGTAGTCGATTCTCTCAAAGAACCAGAAAGCCATAGAGTGCTCAGTGCCACCGAATTACCGACGTACGGTATCTGCTTGACTTCGGACAATGCATCATTAATCACGTATAATGAGGAGATGCGGATGAGCAGTATCGTAGTCTCAGATGGTACAAATCAGCTATCCAACTGGCTTAATCAGCGATACGAGTCGATCAAGGCAGTAGTCGAAAGGGACAACGCCCTTGTGTAG